CGCGTCGCTCAAAAACCCATTCCTTTAAGTCTTCGTTTAGTTTTCTTGTCCTTGCCCAAGGCCTTTGCAAGAAGATCATCTGTCACAGATGATCCACAATCAGCACCATGCTCTACTTgagctttttcaagtttttcctGTATAAGTGTGTAACACATCAGATATTTTTGCATTTTTCAAGCACACATATAAACCAAACAAAGGAAGAGGAGAAGATTTCTTACAAAAGCTTTTAGAACACCAAGATGTGGTTTCTTTCCTTTACGCTGTTTATGACCAACTTTCCATAAATCAGCTCTATCAATATCTTCagttgtgtttttttctttttgctgccAAATAAATGTGAATCCCATTTAGTTAATAACTTCCACAAATGATACAATTAAAGGATTACAATTAGTGATATAGTTTATAATTTTAACTTCTTAATCACGATTATCTCAACATTAGAAACATGATATACTTTATAGCTTATGCTGAAATCGGAATCAACCCTAGCATTAGTAAATATGAAAGCACCATGTAATAGGCATTCAGAACATACTAAACAGGAATAAGTTTGTATCAATACATCACAATCATTAAGAATAGCATAACAACATGGTattaaaatcatgatacatgctgaaaataaaccctagaaatagCATCAGCAAATTGTCTTCACAAAGAGTtagataaaaatcaaaaacatCAGCAAAGAAATCCACTGAGATATCAACAAGATCATGCTGTAAATAAATCCTACAACCGAGTTTATACACTGAAAAACACAAAAATTTACCAGTCAAGCTAAGAACCCTGAAATTCAAAGCAGAAAGGTAGTAAATCAACCTAAAAACCTAACCTCAAACCTCAAACTCATGAATATGTGAACATGTATTACTGCATCTCCGGCTTTAATCCATGTTATTATGCTGTCTTCCACTTGGTAAAAATAAGCTTTATAGGAAATGTTTATGCCATATATGTGAGTAGTTATGGTCATGCTAGTGGCTTATTCATGCAGTTGTTCATGAAGTTCTCTACAATATTATATGTTACTATAGCAGTTTAGTAGAACATACCAATCCACCTCCAATCGCGTGTAACCTTTTCGACTTATGGTATGTGGGGTGGTATAGTTTGAACGAACTTGTTGCATTTTTAGTCTTTTGCCCTGAAAAGAGAAATAGAGAAATCATTCGACAGACTTCAAATTTTTCAATACCAATAGTCATTCATTATAATAGAAACACTTACTCTCAAATTCAGCCGAGTTTACATGTTTACCAAAATCTTCCCACTCCCTAACAATCATGGTCCTGGGTATTAGCTTGTCCAGCCGTTTCTCTCTTTCTTCCCCTTGGAGCTGATCCAATGCCTCGAGTACCAAACCGGCTTTCCTAGACCTAGCTTCTCTGAGACAAGTTCTCATTTTGCTAAAATAGTAGTCTTTGTAATACTCAGGCACAATGAATGGGTTctgcaaataaaaataaataatttgaatTAGAATATGCtgagttatatagttgttgacTAACAAAAAGAGTTAAAGAGTTATGAATTACCGTGACGATCTTCCATATGTTTTCTTTGGCTTGATTAGGGACAACCCTCCAATCCCTGAATATTAACGCAAGTTTCCGAACGAGCACCCCTAGCACACTAGCTAGTTGCACATAATGATCACCAATCGGCTGTTCATTTGTGTTGAAGGGAACTTCTTTCTTCGGATCAACAGAATCTAACTTCATCGCATGCATCTGTGCTGGGCCACGTGGAACATACTTTCTTTTCTTcgcttcttttccttctccaccTTCCTCATTATCAGAACTATTATCATTCTCCAATTCAagctcatcatcatcaccattatCATTCTCCAATTCCTTTTCCACATCAGGCTccatattttctagattagagtcgtcctcttccacAGCTTTACGGGTCTGTAGATTTTCCTCTTCCTCTTGCAAATCTGCAAGCGTGTCGTTTAGATCCCTAAGTTGATCATTCAGACATGGGCCTGTGCTGCTTGTGTCCAGTTTGCGCTTTACTTTCTTTTGCCTCACTTCAAAATTTCCTGTATCTCCTTTAGAGATTTTAGAATGAGACTTTGTAATTGTTTACTGTGAAGGTCGAGCACTTTCAGATTGCTCTAACACATTCTTCTTCTTAGTGGCTTGTCTCTTTCTAGTTGGTGAAGACAGAGTATCTAAGTCAGGTTGTCGACGATGCTTTGGAGTTGTTGTTGCACATTTAGATGGAGAAACTGCAGCACTTGATTCTGTTACCTTATGATTCCTTGGTGTTTGCCTTACTTGCGTTGTATTTGGAGATGGTTCAGCATTATCTTCTGCTAACTTCTTGTTCCTTGGTGATGATATCTTGCTTTCAGGTGAAGGAGATGGTTTTGGATCATTTGGTGACGACAGTTTAGTACTTTCAGGTTGTCGACGACGCTTTGGAGTTGTTGTTGCACATTTAGTTGGAGAAACTGCAGCACTTGGTTCTGTAACCTTCTTATTCCTTGATGTTCGTCTTACTTGCGTTATATTTGGAGATGGTTCAACATTATCACTTGGGGACTTGTTATTTGTAGGGGATTGGAACTTAAAACTGAGTGAAGCACTTTCAGATGGAGATGCTTTATCAGTTGGGGACTGTTGAGTCTTCtgtttgtttttcatctgcaacaACCATAGCTTAGTTAAAATGAGAAGGTAAAGAAATTTGTTTACActgaaattgagatgaaaagtcTTTACCTTTATCGCAAACTGCTTGACCGGCTTATTCTTTATTGCTTCCTTGCTAGTCTTCATTATTGCAGTTATGCGTTGCAAAAACAGAATTCAATTATCAATGTGGCTCAAATGCTAACACAAAACCATCATTTCATACCCAGAACATGAACTCTTGTGCATATTATTATCATTTCAAATACTAACCAAAGCATGTGAATAAATCAAAGACCATCATTTCATACACACAATTTGAGTTGACACACTCTTGTGTTCATTACTGACCCACTCAAAGAAATCAAATTGAGTTGATTTGTGCATACTATTATCATTAGCAAGGAAAGAACATGATTATCATCAACCAAATCATGTTAACAAATGAGTTGATTAGCAAGGAAAGAAGCTATACTGACCTAAAAAAGTAGTTATACAGAACATATTGACCTAGCATATCACAGacctaaaatcatcataaaaatctCAGTTATACAGAACATATTGACAAACTAGCATATCAAATCCTATTAACAATGAAATCCAATTAACAAATCCTCATAAAAATCAaagacctaaaatcaaaaatccccaaaattaaACAACACCcaatttcataaaatcaaagaactAAAATCAaagacctaaaatcaaaaatccccAAGATTAAACAGGacccaatttcattttcatcttaAAAACAACAAAATCTAAGTTGCATGTTAAGATCCATACATTTctgagagatgaaaaaaaaaaaattaaacctaagtTGCATATAATCCCTAAATCACAAAACTGGAA
This is a stretch of genomic DNA from Papaver somniferum cultivar HN1 chromosome 1, ASM357369v1, whole genome shotgun sequence. It encodes these proteins:
- the LOC113326770 gene encoding uncharacterized protein LOC113326770, whose amino-acid sequence is MEPDVEKELENDNGDDDELELENDNSSDNEEGGEGKEAKKRKYVPRGPAQMHAMKLDSVDPKKEVPFNTNEQPIGDHYVQLASVLGVLVRKLALIFRDWRVVPNQAKENIWKIVTNPFIVPEYYKDYYFSKMRTCLREARSRKAGLVLEALDQLQGEEREKRLDKLIPRTMIVREWEDFGKHVNSAEFERQKTKNATSSFKLYHPTYHKSKRLHAIGGGLQKEKNTTEDIDRADLWKVGHKQRKGKKPHLGVLKAFEKLEKAQVEHGADCGSSVTDDLLAKALGKDKKTKRRLKGMGF